A region of Bicyclus anynana chromosome 17, ilBicAnyn1.1, whole genome shotgun sequence DNA encodes the following proteins:
- the LOC128198928 gene encoding uncharacterized protein LOC128198928, producing MHNLLDYLSIASTTVESVHAFIFSLGVFKTSDTSFNSLAKRTAPQSSSLGIDTCFIGATLVLEVTKATCTFLCSSITRTYITAEYALLEASLKPCNCTHVSPLLVQKIQEAAHYIGNYLRFGPRLFQMLLGNCFLHHVQVAAVF from the exons ATGCACAATCTGCTGGATTATCTTTCGATT GCAAGTACTACCGTTGAGTCAGTCCATGCCTTTATATTTTCCCTTGGTGTATTTAAAACCTCTGATACCTCCTTCAACAGTTTAGCCAAGAGAACGGCTCCACAGAGCTCTAGTCTGGGAATTGACACTTGCTTTATTGGAGCAACTTTAGTTTTAGAGGTTACTAAAGCAACATGCACATTTTTATGTTCATCAATAACTCGAACATATATTACAGCTGAATATGCTTTGTTGGAAGCGTCACTAAAACCATGCAACTGCACACATGTGTCACCCTTACTG GTCCAGAAGATTCAGGAAGCTGCACACTATATTGGAAACTATCTGAGATTCGGTCCCAG ATTATTTCAGATGCTGCTGGGAAATTGCTTCCTTCATCACGTGCAAGTTGCTGCAGTGTTCTAA